The following proteins come from a genomic window of Microbacterium lemovicicum:
- a CDS encoding DUF6286 domain-containing protein has protein sequence MTTPVLRRVVRRETHSPRTVAMIIAVVLVILALVYVGTEIVLSVLGQPALLLGPGAALAGLAGLPTEVPQGVSIAVGVVLAIIGLILVVLAVKPGRLPRHSLAVGDRAVVVDNGVIASAVAQRVSDETGFPRDQVRVGVSHRTVDVVVEPAFGVDVDDAQVRSIAAAEVDSYGLTPSVTTKVRVQRAKKEADFR, from the coding sequence ATGACCACCCCGGTGCTTCGTCGGGTCGTCCGACGCGAGACGCACTCACCGCGCACGGTCGCGATGATCATCGCCGTCGTCCTCGTGATCCTGGCGCTCGTCTACGTCGGCACCGAGATCGTCCTCAGTGTGCTGGGCCAGCCCGCGCTCCTGCTCGGGCCCGGCGCCGCGCTCGCCGGCCTCGCCGGCCTTCCGACCGAGGTTCCGCAGGGCGTCAGCATCGCCGTCGGAGTCGTCCTGGCGATCATCGGCCTCATCCTCGTGGTGCTGGCCGTCAAGCCCGGTCGCCTTCCGCGCCACTCGCTCGCCGTGGGGGACCGTGCCGTGGTCGTCGACAACGGCGTGATCGCCTCCGCCGTCGCGCAGCGCGTCAGCGACGAGACGGGCTTCCCCCGCGACCAGGTCCGGGTCGGTGTCTCGCACCGCACCGTGGACGTCGTGGTGGAGCCGGCCTTCGGCGTCGACGTCGACGACGCGCAGGTGCGCAGCATCGCCGCCGCCGAGGTGGACTCCTACGGCCTGACCCCCTCCGTCACCACGAAGGTCCGCGTCCAGCGGGCGAAGAAGGAGGCAGACTTCCGATGA
- a CDS encoding ABC transporter substrate-binding protein produces MIRSTRRAVGVIAAAAGVSLALAACSGPTAPADGSATGAPEKATLTVAINPSTQFAPLYYGIQEGIFEEHGLTLEITPQTDIAAIVSGLASGTYDVGFATVVHVVTANANGIPIRAISSIEGQIQADDDGTLTIAAADSGITDFGDLEGKRVATIGLSSHNTLTMRELADRAGADTSTIELVQLPFGQMAAALDSGDVDAAIMQWPFASEALAAGGVELGYNNRELFVDTATTLFNTSQSFIDQNPNTVRAFADAMTESMLGSSENPDAAKAALVDGLGITAEQAETARWNEGGDPALNLTAFETARDLLVKFSTDQSAASALEALDVQTVVWPGALK; encoded by the coding sequence ATGATCCGATCCACCCGCCGAGCCGTCGGGGTCATCGCCGCTGCCGCCGGCGTCTCACTGGCCCTCGCCGCCTGCTCCGGCCCGACCGCGCCTGCCGACGGGTCGGCCACCGGCGCACCCGAGAAGGCCACCCTCACCGTCGCCATCAACCCGTCGACGCAGTTCGCTCCGCTCTACTACGGCATCCAGGAGGGCATCTTCGAGGAGCACGGGCTGACCCTGGAGATCACCCCGCAGACCGACATCGCCGCGATCGTCTCCGGGCTCGCGAGCGGCACGTACGACGTCGGCTTCGCCACCGTCGTGCACGTGGTGACGGCCAACGCCAACGGCATCCCGATCCGCGCGATCTCGTCGATCGAGGGACAGATCCAAGCGGACGACGACGGCACGCTCACCATTGCGGCCGCCGACTCGGGCATCACCGACTTCGGCGACCTCGAGGGCAAGCGGGTCGCCACCATCGGACTCTCGTCGCACAACACCCTCACCATGCGCGAGCTGGCCGATCGCGCGGGCGCGGACACCTCCACCATCGAACTCGTCCAGCTGCCGTTCGGGCAGATGGCCGCCGCCCTGGACAGCGGTGATGTCGACGCGGCCATCATGCAGTGGCCGTTCGCTTCGGAGGCCCTCGCCGCCGGTGGGGTCGAGCTCGGGTACAACAACCGTGAGCTGTTCGTGGACACGGCGACGACGCTCTTCAACACGTCGCAGTCGTTCATCGACCAGAACCCGAACACGGTGCGCGCATTCGCCGACGCCATGACGGAATCGATGCTCGGCTCGTCGGAGAACCCGGATGCGGCCAAGGCCGCTCTCGTGGACGGCCTGGGCATCACCGCCGAGCAGGCGGAGACGGCGCGGTGGAACGAAGGCGGAGACCCTGCTCTGAACCTCACGGCCTTCGAGACCGCTCGCGACTTGCTGGTCAAGTTCAGCACCGACCAGTCCGCAGCCTCAGCCCTCGAAGCCCTCGACGTCCAGACGGTCGTCTGGCCCGGGGCGCTCAAGTAG
- a CDS encoding thiamine pyrophosphate-requiring protein, which yields MNDAAPRSAGALLVDALRDAGVTHLFANFGSDHPAIIEALAQDRSRGVATPTVILCPHEYTALSAAHGYAAVTGRPQAVFVHTDVGTANLGGAVHNAARSRVPVFIFAGATPYTLEGELPGSRNSFVNHLQDVSDQHGIVRPYVKWSYDIRTAVNVPQIVHRALQLATSAPAGPVYVTAAREVLEEEARPPVVDVGQWAPVVPSPAPAHTVATIHDALVRARRPIIITTYLGRSPSAVAALVAVAESLGVEVVEINAAVMSFPRDHDLHAGDDPHPLLSDADVILAIDTDVPWVDVIGHPRPDTRVFVVNEDPLQESIPLWYVPAEEHVRADADTMLRQLLALCGDRPTENADDRRRGAAKRARDQRDSWSADAAADEAAGRLTPAGVARALDRLLDDEAIVVNEAISAAPVIWRHLPRTRPGTLYGNRGTSLGWSGGGALGVKLADPRRTVVSIVGDGTFFFSAPSSTYWVAAQYGLPVLTVVLDNGGWNATKRNLERLHPNGVAAQTDQLWVNLGRTTDFGGIAAAAGDAWGHVVDRLEELDDALREGLRRVADGVPAVVTVRLPLISVQAPDALAHGRHPLIDPEPSARSDGAERPSS from the coding sequence GTGAACGACGCCGCCCCCAGAAGCGCCGGCGCTCTCCTGGTCGACGCCCTGCGTGATGCCGGTGTCACCCACCTGTTCGCGAACTTCGGCAGCGACCACCCGGCCATCATCGAGGCGCTCGCCCAGGACAGGTCGCGAGGTGTCGCGACCCCCACGGTGATCCTGTGCCCGCACGAATACACCGCACTGAGCGCCGCGCACGGCTACGCGGCTGTCACGGGACGCCCGCAGGCGGTCTTCGTGCACACCGACGTGGGCACCGCGAACCTCGGTGGCGCCGTGCACAACGCGGCCCGTTCCCGCGTTCCCGTCTTCATCTTCGCGGGGGCCACACCGTACACGCTCGAAGGCGAACTCCCGGGAAGCCGCAATTCCTTCGTGAATCACCTGCAGGACGTGTCCGACCAGCACGGCATCGTCCGGCCGTACGTCAAATGGAGCTACGACATCCGCACGGCGGTCAACGTCCCGCAGATCGTCCATCGTGCTCTCCAGCTGGCCACGAGCGCTCCGGCCGGGCCGGTCTACGTGACCGCCGCCCGCGAGGTGCTCGAGGAGGAGGCGCGACCTCCTGTCGTCGATGTCGGACAGTGGGCTCCCGTCGTCCCCTCCCCCGCACCCGCTCACACCGTGGCGACGATCCACGACGCTCTTGTGCGCGCGCGCCGACCGATCATCATCACGACCTACCTGGGTCGGTCACCGTCCGCCGTGGCGGCGCTCGTGGCCGTCGCGGAGAGTCTCGGTGTCGAAGTCGTGGAGATCAACGCCGCGGTGATGAGCTTCCCCCGGGATCATGACCTGCACGCCGGCGACGACCCTCACCCGCTCCTGTCGGATGCCGACGTCATCCTCGCCATCGACACCGACGTGCCGTGGGTGGACGTCATCGGGCATCCGCGCCCGGACACCCGCGTCTTCGTGGTGAACGAGGATCCGCTGCAGGAGTCGATCCCGCTCTGGTACGTCCCCGCCGAGGAGCACGTGCGCGCCGACGCCGACACGATGCTCCGCCAGCTGCTCGCGCTCTGCGGCGATCGGCCCACGGAGAACGCTGACGACCGGAGACGGGGAGCAGCGAAGCGGGCGCGCGATCAGCGTGACTCCTGGAGCGCCGACGCCGCAGCAGACGAAGCGGCCGGCCGGCTCACGCCTGCGGGAGTCGCGCGGGCACTCGACAGGCTGCTCGACGACGAGGCGATCGTCGTGAACGAGGCGATATCGGCCGCGCCCGTCATCTGGCGGCATCTCCCGCGGACGCGACCCGGGACGCTGTACGGCAATCGCGGGACGTCCCTCGGCTGGTCCGGCGGCGGAGCCCTCGGGGTCAAGCTGGCCGACCCCCGACGGACCGTCGTCAGCATCGTCGGCGACGGCACGTTCTTCTTCAGCGCGCCGTCCTCCACCTACTGGGTCGCCGCACAGTACGGCCTCCCCGTGCTGACGGTCGTGCTGGACAACGGCGGATGGAACGCGACGAAGCGCAATCTCGAGCGTCTGCACCCGAACGGGGTCGCGGCCCAGACGGATCAGCTCTGGGTGAATCTGGGGCGGACCACCGACTTCGGAGGCATCGCCGCCGCAGCGGGAGACGCCTGGGGACACGTGGTGGATCGTCTGGAGGAGCTGGACGACGCGTTGCGCGAGGGCCTGCGACGGGTGGCGGACGGCGTCCCCGCCGTCGTGACCGTCCGCCTTCCGCTCATCTCCGTGCAAGCGCCCGACGCGCTCGCGCACGGCCGCCACCCCCTCATCGACCCCGAACCGTCTGCGCGATCAGACGGTGCTGAAAGGCCTTCCTCATGA
- a CDS encoding aldehyde dehydrogenase family protein, with translation MSSIASDEIRGHLIGGRAVTEGRALAVRNPSRIDEVVGVVMDGTAADARAAVDAAAAAAAGWAATPVAERVAALLRIADAVDAHAEQLVDLATRENGSTIATIRREVGAAAGSFRDVAAYLPAAVEPSVTTPDPARGDRVRVERRPYGVVACVVPWNAPVLLTANKLAPAIAAGNALVLKPSPFAPLAVSLLAELAAAELPPGVIDVVNGGADVVRTLLDDPRVRKVSFTGGGATARHIMRQAAEALMPVHLELGGNDPALVLSDADLPATVEGIVLSAFRRAGQVCFATKRVYVHRDVADEFRRLLVERVDELVVGDAQDERAGMGPVNNADQFQRVTALTERTRDAGRDVRVLGSKLDAGTWTDGHFLLPAVVLDARQGDEIVSQEQFGPILPVVTVDSDEQAIAFANDTEYGLCSSVWSRSEERALAVAARIEAGVTFVNSAMFSATGTREIPMGGWKQSGIGWEGSPHGIDEYLQFHSIDVHALPAGGAA, from the coding sequence ATGTCATCGATCGCCTCAGACGAGATCCGTGGACACCTGATCGGCGGTCGCGCCGTCACCGAAGGCCGAGCCCTCGCGGTGAGGAATCCCAGCCGGATCGACGAGGTCGTCGGCGTGGTGATGGACGGGACGGCCGCGGACGCGCGCGCCGCGGTCGACGCGGCCGCGGCAGCTGCTGCGGGGTGGGCCGCCACGCCGGTGGCGGAGCGCGTCGCGGCTCTGCTGCGTATCGCCGATGCCGTCGACGCGCACGCCGAGCAGCTCGTCGACCTCGCCACGCGCGAGAACGGCAGCACGATCGCCACCATCCGGCGCGAGGTGGGGGCGGCCGCAGGCTCCTTCCGAGACGTCGCGGCCTACCTTCCCGCGGCCGTGGAACCCTCCGTGACGACGCCCGATCCCGCACGAGGAGATCGTGTGCGCGTCGAGCGCCGGCCCTACGGCGTCGTCGCCTGCGTCGTGCCCTGGAACGCGCCGGTGCTGCTGACGGCCAACAAGCTGGCCCCGGCCATCGCCGCCGGCAACGCCCTGGTGCTCAAGCCGTCGCCCTTCGCCCCGCTGGCCGTGTCGCTGCTGGCGGAGCTGGCCGCCGCTGAGCTCCCCCCGGGCGTCATCGACGTCGTGAACGGCGGGGCCGACGTCGTGCGCACCCTCCTCGACGACCCTCGCGTGCGGAAGGTGTCCTTCACCGGGGGCGGAGCCACCGCTCGGCACATCATGCGCCAGGCGGCCGAGGCACTCATGCCGGTCCATCTCGAGCTCGGGGGGAACGACCCGGCGCTGGTGCTGTCCGACGCCGACCTGCCCGCCACCGTCGAGGGGATCGTGCTGTCCGCGTTCCGCCGTGCCGGCCAGGTCTGCTTCGCCACCAAACGGGTGTACGTCCATCGGGACGTCGCGGACGAGTTCCGCCGGCTGCTCGTCGAGCGGGTGGACGAGCTGGTCGTCGGCGACGCACAGGACGAGCGGGCAGGGATGGGTCCGGTCAACAACGCCGACCAGTTCCAGCGCGTCACCGCGCTGACGGAGCGGACCCGGGACGCCGGACGCGACGTCCGCGTCCTCGGGTCGAAGCTCGACGCCGGAACGTGGACCGACGGGCACTTCCTGCTCCCCGCCGTCGTGCTCGACGCCCGGCAGGGCGACGAGATCGTCAGCCAGGAGCAGTTCGGTCCGATCCTCCCGGTCGTCACCGTCGACAGCGACGAGCAGGCGATCGCGTTCGCCAATGACACCGAGTACGGGCTCTGCTCCTCGGTCTGGTCGAGATCCGAGGAGCGCGCGCTCGCTGTCGCCGCCCGCATCGAGGCGGGGGTGACCTTCGTCAACAGCGCCATGTTCTCGGCGACCGGCACACGGGAGATCCCGATGGGCGGGTGGAAGCAGAGCGGCATCGGATGGGAGGGATCTCCCCACGGCATCGACGAGTACCTGCAGTTCCACAGCATCGACGTGCACGCGCTGCCCGCCGGAGGAGCCGCGTGA
- a CDS encoding ABC transporter permease, which translates to MTTNQTALKRPWTTWALPLGTVAVVLVLWQAVTASGAVGPAQFPTMTDTMAALGGEVASGRIWPAVGATLVGWLIGMIIVVVLGLVIGTALAFNGFAQRSAAPVIEIFKAIPAIAILPLVILIAGSTLPMKVFLVCFAAFWPFLIQVIYGVRSMDPIVLDTARALGVRGVRRFLAVSIPSSSPYLVTGMRIASAQALILCIVAEIVGGAAGIGRNILLAQNTGVIAYPTMYAYIIAAGLLGIALTGAFFLMEKRVMHWHESQRNIRASNRVGSA; encoded by the coding sequence ATGACAACGAATCAGACCGCGCTGAAGCGGCCGTGGACGACGTGGGCGCTGCCGCTGGGCACGGTCGCGGTGGTCCTCGTGCTGTGGCAGGCCGTCACCGCGTCGGGCGCGGTGGGCCCCGCTCAGTTCCCCACCATGACCGACACGATGGCGGCCCTCGGCGGAGAGGTCGCCAGCGGGCGCATCTGGCCGGCCGTCGGAGCGACGCTGGTCGGCTGGCTCATCGGGATGATCATCGTCGTCGTGCTCGGCCTCGTGATCGGCACCGCGCTGGCCTTCAACGGCTTCGCGCAGCGCAGTGCGGCGCCGGTGATCGAGATCTTCAAGGCCATCCCGGCGATCGCGATCCTGCCCCTCGTGATCCTCATCGCCGGCTCGACCCTCCCGATGAAGGTGTTCCTGGTCTGCTTCGCCGCCTTCTGGCCCTTCCTCATCCAGGTGATCTACGGCGTGCGGTCGATGGATCCCATCGTGCTCGACACGGCCCGGGCGCTGGGGGTGCGCGGCGTGCGCCGGTTCCTCGCCGTGAGCATCCCCAGCTCGTCGCCCTACCTCGTCACCGGGATGCGGATCGCGTCGGCGCAGGCTCTCATCCTGTGCATCGTGGCGGAGATCGTCGGTGGCGCAGCGGGCATCGGGCGCAACATCCTTCTCGCCCAGAACACGGGCGTGATCGCCTATCCGACCATGTACGCCTACATCATCGCGGCCGGCCTGCTCGGCATCGCCCTCACCGGCGCGTTCTTCCTGATGGAGAAGCGCGTCATGCACTGGCACGAGTCACAGCGGAACATCCGCGCATCGAACAGGGTGGGATCCGCATGA
- a CDS encoding GlsB/YeaQ/YmgE family stress response membrane protein yields MGFLGFLLLGLIAGAIAKLILPGKQGGGWLITLLLGVVGALLGGFLGGLLFNAPLQEFFSIQTWLLAIGGSLIVLLIYGFIVGRRAAK; encoded by the coding sequence ATGGGATTTCTCGGATTCCTCCTGCTCGGCCTCATCGCCGGTGCCATCGCGAAGCTCATCCTCCCCGGCAAGCAAGGCGGCGGCTGGCTCATCACGCTCCTCCTGGGCGTCGTCGGAGCACTGCTGGGCGGCTTCCTCGGCGGGCTGCTGTTCAACGCGCCGCTGCAGGAGTTCTTCTCGATCCAGACGTGGCTGCTGGCGATCGGCGGTTCGCTGATCGTCCTGCTGATCTACGGCTTCATCGTCGGCCGCCGCGCCGCGAAGTAA
- a CDS encoding ABC transporter ATP-binding protein, with product MTITSAVPTATETVLAVEGLRKIYDEGTDHANMAIDTVSFQVDKGEFVCIVGPSGAGKTTLLRCISGLAAPSAGTVTFEGRRLTEVPGQLGLVFQDYSRSLYPWFTNAENVALPLTARGMGRAERAARVTETLESVGLGHVEKKYPWELSGGMQQRVAIARALSYRPELLLMDEPFASVDAQTRFDLEDLILRVRDDLGITVVLVTHDIDEAIYLSDRIVVLSKNPSVVREVVDVTLGDGRSQVETRASSQFLELRGHLLSLVMPKDV from the coding sequence ATGACCATCACGAGCGCCGTTCCGACCGCGACCGAGACCGTCCTCGCGGTCGAGGGACTGCGGAAGATCTACGACGAGGGCACCGACCACGCCAACATGGCGATCGACACCGTGTCCTTCCAGGTCGACAAGGGCGAATTCGTCTGCATCGTCGGCCCGAGCGGGGCAGGCAAGACCACCCTGTTGCGCTGCATCTCCGGGCTGGCCGCTCCCAGCGCGGGTACCGTGACGTTCGAGGGGCGGCGGCTCACCGAGGTGCCCGGCCAGCTCGGTCTCGTGTTCCAGGACTACAGCCGCTCGCTGTACCCGTGGTTCACCAACGCCGAGAACGTCGCCCTGCCCCTGACCGCACGCGGCATGGGGCGGGCGGAACGAGCCGCCCGGGTCACCGAGACGCTCGAGAGCGTCGGGCTCGGGCATGTCGAGAAGAAGTACCCGTGGGAGCTGTCGGGCGGCATGCAGCAGCGCGTGGCGATCGCGCGGGCGCTCTCCTATCGCCCGGAGCTGCTGCTGATGGATGAGCCGTTCGCATCCGTCGATGCGCAGACGCGCTTCGACCTCGAGGACCTCATCCTCCGTGTGCGCGACGACCTCGGCATCACCGTCGTGCTGGTCACGCACGACATCGACGAGGCGATCTACCTGAGCGACCGCATCGTCGTGCTGTCGAAGAATCCGAGCGTCGTGCGCGAGGTCGTCGACGTCACGCTCGGCGACGGGCGCTCGCAGGTCGAGACCCGCGCGAGTTCGCAGTTCCTCGAGCTGCGCGGACATCTGCTGTCGCTGGTCATGCCGAAGGACGTCTGA
- a CDS encoding amidohydrolase family protein, whose product MTSDASSRPPYLRIASEEAWAPPELISLYRRHLSDKTIADVGFASLMGYFLGSTHPQPRAVVERLQDAAERRLGDMDASGIDHQVLAMTSPGTQVLGAEEGSWIAAVANDRLAEITRTHPRRFSGLAAVSFEDVGKAVVELRRAVTDLGLRGLILNDHIRGSYIDDPRFAPLLAELEDLDVPLYLHPNTPPDSMIAPYHEAGLDGAVHGFGASAGLHLLRIITSGLLDRHPRLRVVVGHLGEGLPFWLHRIDHMHAKQVASGRYETIRPLRQAPSAYFSSQIWLTTSGMPWSPAIMFTRSVIGADRVMYAMDYPYQYDVAEVEAQDALPLDDDEKADFFERIARRVFALSI is encoded by the coding sequence ATGACGTCCGACGCATCCTCACGACCGCCGTACCTGCGCATCGCCTCGGAGGAGGCGTGGGCTCCCCCCGAGCTCATCTCGCTGTACAGACGGCATCTGTCCGACAAGACCATCGCCGACGTCGGATTCGCCAGCCTGATGGGCTACTTCCTCGGCTCGACGCACCCGCAGCCGCGCGCCGTGGTGGAGCGCCTTCAGGACGCGGCGGAGCGGCGTCTGGGCGACATGGACGCGTCCGGCATCGACCACCAGGTGCTCGCCATGACGTCCCCCGGCACCCAGGTGCTGGGGGCGGAAGAGGGTTCGTGGATCGCCGCCGTGGCCAATGACCGGCTCGCGGAGATCACGCGCACGCATCCCCGGCGGTTCTCCGGACTCGCGGCCGTGTCCTTCGAGGACGTCGGGAAGGCGGTCGTGGAGCTGCGGCGGGCGGTGACCGACCTGGGCCTGCGCGGCCTCATCCTCAATGACCACATCCGCGGTTCGTACATCGACGATCCTCGGTTCGCGCCCCTCCTCGCCGAGCTCGAAGACCTCGACGTCCCCCTCTACCTGCACCCCAACACCCCGCCCGACAGCATGATCGCGCCCTACCACGAGGCGGGTCTCGACGGAGCGGTGCACGGCTTCGGAGCGAGCGCCGGACTCCACCTTCTCCGCATCATCACCTCGGGGCTCCTCGATCGCCATCCGCGTCTGCGCGTCGTCGTCGGGCACCTCGGCGAAGGCCTGCCCTTCTGGCTCCACCGGATCGACCACATGCACGCCAAACAGGTCGCGTCCGGCCGCTACGAAACGATCAGGCCCCTCCGCCAGGCGCCGTCGGCGTACTTCTCGTCCCAGATCTGGCTGACCACGTCCGGTATGCCGTGGTCGCCGGCGATCATGTTCACCCGCTCCGTCATCGGCGCCGACCGCGTGATGTACGCGATGGACTACCCGTACCAGTACGACGTCGCCGAGGTCGAGGCGCAGGACGCGCTCCCCCTCGACGACGACGAGAAGGCCGACTTCTTCGAGCGGATCGCACGTCGCGTGTTCGCCCTCTCGATCTGA
- a CDS encoding alpha/beta hydrolase, with the protein MSGSEQDPAAIPAATSRRHRRRRAWGIALASVLGVVLVVAIVTSLTPWPSAMIIRSVFERGGAATVTEMQPYVPATALREQQDVRYGEDAASTLDVFTQAPAGDRRPTVVWVHGGAWISGSAENVDPYLRILAADGYTTVGVNYSVGPEEHYPTAITELFHALSYLQDHADELGVDPSRIVLAGDSAGAQLASQLAAMVTNPRYADLVGVAPTITSDQLAGVILNCGVYDLSAMAELQGLPAWGFKVALWAYTGEKDWSQQSSGATMSTVRFVTSDFPPTYISGGNGDGLTWLQSLPMSERLTELGVPVTELFWPATHEPALPHEYQFHLDYPEAQEALIKTRQWLADTVPVR; encoded by the coding sequence ATGTCCGGAAGCGAACAGGATCCTGCGGCGATACCCGCTGCGACCAGTCGCCGCCATCGGCGGCGCCGGGCGTGGGGCATCGCGCTGGCGAGCGTGCTGGGCGTCGTGCTCGTCGTCGCGATCGTCACCTCGCTCACCCCGTGGCCGTCCGCGATGATCATCCGGAGCGTGTTCGAGCGCGGCGGCGCGGCCACCGTGACAGAGATGCAGCCCTACGTGCCGGCGACGGCGCTGCGCGAGCAGCAGGACGTCCGCTACGGGGAGGATGCAGCATCCACCCTCGACGTCTTCACGCAGGCACCCGCGGGCGACCGTCGTCCCACCGTCGTCTGGGTGCACGGCGGCGCGTGGATCTCGGGGTCGGCGGAGAACGTCGACCCGTACCTGCGCATCCTCGCGGCGGACGGCTACACGACGGTCGGCGTCAACTACTCCGTCGGCCCGGAGGAGCATTATCCGACCGCGATCACCGAGCTCTTCCACGCTCTGTCGTATCTGCAGGACCACGCCGACGAGCTGGGCGTCGACCCCTCCCGCATCGTGCTGGCGGGGGATTCCGCGGGCGCGCAACTCGCGAGCCAGTTGGCGGCGATGGTGACCAACCCGCGCTACGCGGACCTCGTCGGCGTGGCGCCCACCATCACGTCCGACCAGCTCGCGGGTGTCATCCTGAACTGCGGCGTGTACGACCTCAGCGCGATGGCCGAGCTGCAGGGCCTGCCCGCGTGGGGCTTCAAGGTGGCGCTGTGGGCGTACACCGGCGAGAAGGACTGGTCGCAGCAGTCGTCCGGCGCCACGATGTCGACCGTGAGGTTCGTGACGTCCGACTTCCCTCCGACCTACATCAGCGGAGGCAACGGCGACGGGTTGACGTGGCTGCAGTCCCTTCCCATGTCCGAGAGGCTGACGGAGCTGGGCGTGCCCGTGACCGAGCTGTTCTGGCCGGCGACCCATGAGCCGGCGCTGCCGCACGAGTACCAGTTCCATCTCGACTACCCGGAGGCGCAGGAGGCGCTGATCAAGACCAGGCAGTGGCTGGCCGACACGGTGCCGGTGCGCTGA
- a CDS encoding ABC transporter permease: MTRMTTSLVPTVPARRTSNGWRRAGQVLTPIWLPILLLAVWWFASAASTSPFFPPLQAILVDTWNQWIVFGAWTNAAVSLRNLFAGYAIGVLIGVLGGSVLWRLRLVRTAANPIIYFLYVLPAPALLPAMIAIFGIGDARQIALIALGSIWPTLLNTLDGMRGVDTVKFDTARALRLGGWRTYVRLVLPGAAPQIAAGLRASLTVAIVLMVVSEMVAANSGIGFFILQAQAEFAIKKMWTGILVLAVIGTVLNYIFVFIERRALRWYYRSRALGTS; this comes from the coding sequence ATGACACGCATGACGACGAGCCTCGTTCCGACCGTCCCGGCGCGCCGCACCTCGAACGGCTGGCGCCGGGCGGGCCAGGTGCTCACGCCGATCTGGCTGCCGATCCTCCTCCTGGCCGTGTGGTGGTTCGCCTCGGCCGCCTCGACGTCGCCGTTCTTCCCGCCTCTCCAGGCGATCCTCGTCGACACCTGGAACCAGTGGATCGTCTTCGGCGCGTGGACGAACGCGGCCGTGAGCCTGCGGAACCTCTTCGCGGGCTACGCGATCGGGGTGCTCATCGGCGTGCTGGGCGGGTCGGTGCTGTGGCGTCTGCGTCTCGTGCGCACCGCCGCCAATCCGATCATCTACTTCCTGTACGTCCTGCCGGCCCCCGCCCTGCTGCCCGCCATGATCGCGATCTTCGGGATCGGCGACGCCCGCCAGATCGCGCTCATCGCGCTCGGGTCCATCTGGCCGACGCTGCTGAACACGCTGGACGGGATGCGGGGGGTCGACACCGTGAAGTTCGACACGGCCCGCGCCCTCCGTCTCGGAGGCTGGCGCACGTACGTGCGACTCGTCCTGCCGGGCGCGGCGCCGCAGATCGCGGCGGGCCTGCGCGCGAGCCTCACGGTCGCCATCGTCCTCATGGTGGTGAGCGAGATGGTCGCGGCGAATTCGGGCATCGGGTTCTTCATCCTCCAGGCGCAGGCCGAATTCGCGATCAAGAAGATGTGGACCGGCATCCTCGTCCTCGCCGTGATCGGAACCGTCCTGAACTACATCTTCGTCTTCATCGAGAGGCGCGCCCTGCGGTGGTACTACCGCTCCCGCGCGCTCGGAACCTCCTAG
- a CDS encoding CsbD family protein translates to MGLDDKIKNAAQDIAGKAKEAIGKATDNDRLAAEGQADQVKADAKKAGENVKDTFK, encoded by the coding sequence ATGGGACTCGACGACAAGATCAAGAACGCCGCTCAGGACATCGCCGGCAAGGCGAAGGAGGCCATCGGCAAGGCCACGGACAACGACCGCCTGGCGGCCGAGGGTCAGGCGGACCAGGTCAAGGCTGACGCCAAGAAGGCCGGCGAGAACGTCAAGGACACCTTCAAGTAA